A window of Limosilactobacillus reuteri genomic DNA:
GGTGGAATAGTCCCCTAATCTTTCGATATCAGTACTAGCTTTTAAGATACTGATAATTTTCCGAAAGTCGGTTGCAACCGGATTTTGTAATGCCATTAGCTTCAACGCCTGTTTTTCCAAACGAATTTCTTCATCGTTAATCTTTGTATCAGTTGTTAAAACCTTATCCGCTAATTCTGCATCATGGTCTGTAAACGCCTTTGTTGCTTGATAAATCTGCTCACTAGCGTCAATTCCCATTTCCATGAAGTGGCTCCGCAACCGTTTTAATTCATCATCAAAAATTGCTCCCATTTTTTCACTCCTAACCAAATTTTCCGCTAAGGTAATCCGCCGTTTGTTGTTGTCGAGGATTCATAAAAATATCCGCCGTCTGGTTAAATTCAATTAATTTTCCTTGATGCATAAAAGCTGTCCAGTCTGCTGAACGTGATGCTTGCTGCATATTATGGGTAACCATAATAATCGTAAATTTCTCTTTTAATTGTACTAAAGTATCTTCAATTTGCGAAGTTGAAACCGGGTCAAGGGCACTTGTCGGTTCATCCATCAAAATAATTTCTGGTTGGACTGCTAGTGTCCGCGCAATACAAAGTCGTTGTTGTTGACCTCCTGATAAGGCGAGCGCACTTTCTTTTAAGTGGTCCTTAACTTCTTCCCACAAAGCGGCCTGGCGCAAACTCTCCTCTACTCGTTGATCAAGAATTTGCCGGTCCTTTACTCCGGCAAGCCGTAATCCATAAATAACATTCTCATAGATTGATAAAGGGAAAGGTGTCGGTTGTTGAAAGACCATTCCAATTTGTTGACGAATCCGGTAAACATTAACTTTAGGCTGGTTAATATTCAAGTCATGAAAATTAATTTCACCTTTGACCGTTGCTAAGTCATCGTTCATCCGGTTAAGACTTCGTAATAACGTTGACTTTCCTGAACCAGAAGCCCCAATCATCGCCGTAATCTTGT
This region includes:
- the pstB gene encoding phosphate ABC transporter ATP-binding protein PstB, producing the protein MENSVALEVKNLQVLYGDKHVVHDVSMKFTANKITAMIGASGSGKSTLLRSLNRMNDDLATVKGEINFHDLNINQPKVNVYRIRQQIGMVFQQPTPFPLSIYENVIYGLRLAGVKDRQILDQRVEESLRQAALWEEVKDHLKESALALSGGQQQRLCIARTLAVQPEIILMDEPTSALDPVSTSQIEDTLVQLKEKFTIIMVTHNMQQASRSADWTAFMHQGKLIEFNQTADIFMNPRQQQTADYLSGKFG